The Triplophysa dalaica isolate WHDGS20190420 chromosome 18, ASM1584641v1, whole genome shotgun sequence genome includes the window ACGATGCTAATATTCAAGCAGTTCATTTGATGACAGTAATAATCTATGCAGTATAAATGTATCCGTTTGCTCACTATGCATATGAATCTTATAGTGTTATGGAAGGGATTAAACTTGTTTAACTATGCCTGAGAAAAACGGTATCGCTAACAGTATTCTGAGAGTGTCATTTTATCTGAAAAATTACTGGCTTAGATATGACATTCAAAAATAGTTCTGAGTTTGATTTCTAAGATAACACTATACATATgaacttttaaagggatagttcacccaaaaaggaaaattcggtcatcttttactcgccctcagattgtttcaaacatgtatactttctttgtttgatgaacacaaaggaagatatttggaggaatgtcagtatccaaacagatctcacccccaTTTACTCTCATAGtaggtaaaaaaaatactataggagtcaatgggAGATGACATCGGTTGggctccaaatatcttcctttgtgtttagcagaacaaagacatttatacaggtttgtaacaatctgtgggtgaataaattatgacagaattttcatttgacTTTGATTCTAGATAACAAACCTAAAAAGTAGTATTTGtggtttaaagaaataaacgtGACAACCTGTGCTAACTTATTTTGTGCCTTTTATTTCTCACAGTCTGTAAACTTCtctaatgataataataatgattcattGCACAGTTCTCTATGCACAGTAAAATTGAGCGATTTTAATCACGAAGTTCAAACAAATTCTGTTTATAGCATCATAATTAACAAAGATGTAATTTCTTATGCTGGAGGTTGAGTTAAAGTCTTCACATTTGCAAGTTGACACTTGTTATGATTACATTTATCggatatgtttattattttaacccTCTTATTCTTTTTTGGTAGAAAACTGGATTTTCAAAGTGGGTGGACATTAAAAATATAGTTACGCATTGTGTGCTTCCAggggtaacatttttaaattcccAAACATAGTgtacatttctctaaatatgtCATTGTTTTGCATCTACCTCCAAGTAGTTACTTATGTTATTTTGGTCACTGGGTTTGTTTCATGAACAAATTTTAATACTGTTGTAGTTTTGCGTTGTGAATGTTATTTAAGTGGTTTGTCTGTGTATTTGTATCTCCTCTGTTAACATCATACGATCACTCTGTAGGCCAACCAAATGTGCAGTACACACACAGTTGAAGCAAGTAATGTCTCCCGCTGCAACTATATTTACAGACATGTCTATCTTATCAGGTTTTTTGTTGCTCTGTTGAAACGTTTTAATATACTAAAGGACATGAAATAAAgattgttatatttatgttaacaGATTTCTTGATCACTGCCTCTGTTTGtcttaatgtttaatttacacaaaaaagatGTACGatgggtttttatttttttaggatATGTATGCATTGCTCGTTTCCAAACTCTGCTGTACTTTGAAATGGCGTGTGTGCGTTTGAAAGTCAGAAAGTGAAATCACGCTAAATGAAGGTCAGCTGATTTTGGTCACAGGACTTTAAGCAAAGCATCACACACAAAATCATtcacacagaacaaaacattcGATTTTCGAGCACACACTTGATTCTCTCCTACTAACTCTACTTATTTGCATGTCCAGTATTTCCTAACATTCATTTCTGTGTCTAATAGAAGCTTGTCTGATGATATTTGTCCATGTCATCGACTAACACGCTGTGACCTTCTGGGCTGTTATATCTGATGCTGAACAACAGTTAACCTTGCTTTCTATTCTTTGTGTCTGGATGTGTAGATAAGATGGTTCTTTGCAATGGGCTTTATCACCGTTCCTTTGCTtgtgtttaagtgtttttttgctTTCTCATCTTTGGCCTGTTTGTTGGGTTGATGTTTTCTAAGCTCCATGTTTCATATATGTGATTGTTTTTGATGGGCCGTTGATATAATTTGTCTGTGATTGAATATCTCTGGACCGGCTCTATGTGAGGCATCATGTGTTGGTTCAGAAGAGGACTCTGCGCTCTCCCTGTGGCTCTGGTCATCTGGTCGTCCGCTACATTACTCCTCTCGTACGCCACAGCGGTCGTATTTGGGCACGCTGACCTGATCATTCCATACATCAGGTGAGTTCTGCCTTCATTTCATTGTGGCTGCACTTGCAATTTGTGTTTTTCCCTTTTATGTTGGATATGTGTTGAGTTGCATGTAAAGTTAAATTGCAGGGATAACAATGTCATTTTGGgaacacttgaaatgaactttttatttctgtcatactgtgttttgtttgtagtgACACGGGCACTGAAGTTCCTGAACGATGTGTGTTTGGCTTCATGCTTTCAATCTCGGCTTTCTTGGGTAACGTTTCTTAGATCACTCACATTTTAACCTGAATCTAATTGTTAaaaatttgcttgtttttaagcTTGAACGTTTAAAAGATATTGAAGGTTGGACAAAAACAGCAAGAAACAAACCCGGACCGCCTtgtcagtttgtttctcttaACACGTTCAATGAcctaatttagaaataaaatgatatttaaagacAATGTTTGTACACCAGTCTTTAAGCGTGGGTTTGTGTTTGCAGGCTTGGGCACAATGTATGTGCGATATAAACAAGTTCAGGCTTTGATATCGGCCTCTGAGTCTGTTTTACAGCTGATGAACTACGCAGGTCTTCTTTTGGGCATCTTCAGTTCTGTAGGGATGTGTGTTGTCGCCAACTTCCAGGTAACACAACCGAAACATAGACGTTCATTTTGAGGGCATGGCTATATTGATCTGTGTGTAATAACAGTCATATCTCTAAATGTATTTACGTTCTTTCAGAAAACAGATATAATATCTGTACACCTCTTGGGGGCGGGGCTGACCTTTGGCCCAGGGACATTGTATATCCTGGTTCAGAATGCTATGTCCTTCCGCATGCAACCACGTTTCCACGGCAAAGATATTCTATGGGCACGTATGGCGGTTGCATCATGGTCTCTCATTAGCATAATAACATGTATCCTTTTATATGTGCTGtctgtgaaataataaaaaaaagtctaaaagtGCAACCGTTTTGAAACTCTGGAATGCAAACGTGGCATCTTTTGCCTATAGTTTTTAAAATCCATTTTTATGATATTATTACTTTAATAAGTTAACTAAAATTTTAAGtgatctttaaaaacatttaaagaaaatttcgCTCAAGATGCTCTTTGTAACGTTCTGAGTCTCTTGATAATGTGGATTATAAGTGCATGGTGggagaaaataataatacaatcgAATTCTTCAgttaatattttcaataaaaatcagTCTCTGTCTTTTGGACCCACCTTGTCTTACAAAAATATTCCAGGTTGGGAGACTCGTATTGGTAATGTTAAGCGCACAATAATAGCCTATTTTACTTTAACTGAATCTAAGTATTCATATCCTCTGTGTTAATGTATGATGCCCTGCCTGGTGTGGACGTGGCCAAGAAGTTACACTGGCAGCCGGGAGAGAGAGTAAGACAGATTATGTGCTTGACTACCTGCTATGTTtccatttaatatttcaaacacaaaatagaTTGAAATTCTTAATGTTACACTAACATTTATGTGATAAGACAGCATGATACTGTTAGAAATGTAAACCATTGTCTAACGTGTAATGCTTTATTGTCACAGTATATCACATACATATCTATTCTGATGGTTTGTATGTGATGTTATTGATAACAGATGCGTGTACAATCTCCTCATGTGTGTTGTAGGGTTTGGTAGCTCATCATGTAAGCGCTGCATCTGAATGGTCCCTGGCGTTCTCTTTCATCAGCTTCTTTCTCACATATATACGTGATTTTCAGGTGTGTTTCATGCCATGCGATTGTAAAATGATGATCTGGGGATCTGTTTGACTGTACGTTCTCTTTTTTTACGCAGAAAATGAATTTGCACGTTCAGCCTGTTCTTCACAGTAACCATCTTTATCATCACTATCCTCACTATGAAGGGAGGGAGTGTGTCCAGCATGGAGAACATTCACCCCTGTTGGCTGGCACCTTCTGAAAAACTCTGCCATCTTGTGTCAGACATCAAAACTGCAGTGTGTGTACAATACTTCACAAACAGATGCTCTATCTGTCCAAATCTGAATAATCCTGAAGTGGAAACGTATTAGTAGAGAAGCATTTATATTTCTGGTATATTTCAGCATAGCTgcattgtaaatgtaatacagttACTAACTTTTAGTACCGGTAAGTCTTTCTATGTTACAGGAACCATCTGGAGATCTTTCAGTGCTTTAACAGTAATTTGCTAAATGTTGATACGATGAGATCTACATTTGTTCacaatttgtgttgtttttcattgaaaaaacatggagacattttaaaaaaccttttttatttagcatgttTTCACTGGCTCAGCTTTTGCAACTTTATGGTCAAAAACTACAGCCAAAGCTTCTAGCTGAAACAGGTCTTAAAGACATTAAATACAGCAGCTTATTACAGTAGAAAATCCCCCGACACCCGTCAAGACCCGAACACAAATGACAACAGCAGTAAAACTAACAGACAACaaccataaataaaaaaatagtccAATATAATTCTATctacaatctttaaaataattatactaCTTGATTTATTTCACAGCAGATTTACAATCAGACATTTGGCGAGTCTTTCCGCTAATGTTTCTTTGCCTCTCTCATCTTTTTCTGGTATTCGGTGATCTTTCTCTCAAAAAATCCTGGAACAGAGATAAGATGTTTCGGGAAACCTTGttaattcaaaatgttaattCAGATTCTGTGTTGCAAAGAttcacaaaaagtattttaaatgcagcaattggtttgtttatttcaaatacacGCACACAAGTTCTTAACCCTTGTGTCTGTTAGACATGTTTTCTCGCCAATATCAAAGACTTGTCTTCTTcagtgtattttatttacagaacaGATTAAAATTTGTAAAATGATTCACAAAGTCTGACATGCAAACGTAGTGAcagtaataaattaataaaattgattaaatgaGGCATCTAGTCAAAAGAGGGCGTGTCTTACCTGTGCCATCCTGTGATGAGGGTCTCTGCTCCACCTCCTGAATGAAGAGGTCGAACATCTGTGTCTGTATGAACTTCTTTACAAAATGACGTGAGCTTTTAGACTCTATAGCTTTATAAAAATTCCTCTGCTGGAACTCGCCCTGCTTGTCCTTGTCGTTCCGCACGATGTGCTTGGCGAAGTGGCCGACAGTCTTAATAAAGAATGGCAAAAAAGCTTCTGGGACCACTTGGTTCAACTCCTCAAGACCTGcaatgatgaaaatgaaataaaaaattcaaccTTGCTAGAtttacttaaaggggtcatatggctcgaacacatgtttttctgtgtctttggtgtgttataagttgcccctttattagacatgtaaaatagcAAAActtttaagtgtcggaacaaaggatgcattctatctaaaagcgaatgctcacccagacctaaTACATTAcatattcgaccaatcactttGAActagttaactggccaatcatagtacACCTTGCccttcagagcgatgagctttgttaaaattcTGCGCGTTTTAGAAAGGCGGCcaaagaagagatacaaacatttttgaaccttaaatcgtgtatacacattacataacatctaaaacaatgaATGTATGGTTCATATCTTATTAATGTTGGGTTAGTGCGATTTCATGTGCAATGTTTCTTGCTatgattaattgcttgaaatGCTAACATTCCCGCCTTCTATAAGTACTCAAGTCCTTTTAATACCACTTcacataatacataatatacataatatgaCCCCGCCAAGTAGTAACAATCCTTACTTGATTTGTCGTTTTTGGCCCTGAGGGCCTGTCTGATTTCCTCTTTGAGTTTGTGAGGTAATATTGTGTCCTCATCTCCCACCTGTGTGAAGAAACATTCCAACCTCAATCGACAAATTTCAGAATAAACGTTCAAAAAAACTCTTCATTACATGCACAGGATGGCCAAACTTACACACTTGATAAACGTCTCCTTTCTGTCTTCTGACAAGTCAACAATAAGCACCTATAAGAAAGTTTGTGAATTTAATCAAGATTGAGATTTCAGTGTTTAAAACTGTTTGCAAAGTTTCATTAATGGCGCTGACCTCTGTCTGGTCAGTGACCTGATCTGCCAGGCGTTTCTGGACACCCAGCAGGTATGGTGTGGGTGCCATGACGACGTCGATGAGGATCTCAGGAATGATGGATATGAGCGTGTGCTGCCAGATGAACGGATACAAGAGAACAGCCACCGCGTGGATCACCTGAGATAACGTACTGCCGAGAGACAGAGAAGATGGTGAACTTTTTCTAttaattttacagtatttcCAAAACAGgcaaacatgtttaatttaaggCAAATATATTTGTCTGCAGTATAATGAAGAATTTGAATCTCAAGCactatttataaaatcatataataaaaaaaaagttgattgaAAGCTGCATCTAATATAGTGTTTTgtatacaaaaatgttatatagTTAGTAGACACACTCAACCCTGTAAGTCAATGACGCCCTCTGTCGGTCATTTTATGAATAATGTCAAGTTATAAAATACCTCTTTGAAAcaagttgaaaataaaaactttgaaaacattttttttttaaaagcatttaactttgttgttttattttctggaAGCAAATGTGATATAATACCTCTAGTTTTTGTGgaactaaataataataaaaaatggctGTATTTAAACAGTGTTCGCTGAGgactttatttacagtaagtgTCGCTATTACAAATCTATGCCTCAAAACACTATGAATACAATGGTACATGTGCAAACCTACAGATAattattttcacagttttagAACCGCTAATATGCATATTGTGTCCATAAGCGTCTTAAAGTCTAtatgactgtgtgtttgtgtgttgtattaCCCAAGCTCCTCAGCGATGAAGATGATTCTTCTCTCTAGTACAGTAGCAGCAAACACCAGGAGCACCTCCTCATCCGACAGGCAACTGAACAATGTGCGGAAATCAACGTGCTCCAGCCAGGAATCTGTCGGACGAGTCAAACTGATGGTCTGTAGATAGAcagacatacattttttttttagaaatagcACTAGTATGAACCTGAAGCTACTGGATGTGATAACCACCTGCCTCATCTATAAACGCCCTTCTGCCAAACTTCCAACTGAGGTGCGCATGAAattacatatttcatatttcatatatcataattatgtattactttttataatcatttaaataattaattgacaaattaaacaaaaatatttttagtagtaTTGAGGTTTTTccatcaatatttttttaataatttaagctTTAATAATAGCTTAATATGGTTTCGTACTTTCAGAGTAACTACTTTGGTGGGGAAGTTTGATAAGAaccagaaataaatatataaatattttatataaaaaagtatgtaatttacattaaatgtaaacttttttaaaagagaTATACAGTTTCAAAGTAGAGTCCCCGATACTTCTGTTCCATATAGACCTCTAAATTTCAGCAGAATAATGAGCGATACTATAATGTGAGGCATGTGAAGATCACTTGAATGGAACGTTACATACAAAAATGTGCTCAAGGAGAAATTCAAGCAGAACGTAGTCAAGTCCATACACAGCATGAAGACATACCTGCAGAAACATCTCTGACCTTCTACCCTGCGGTAGTGTATTAGCTCAGCTCTTTTTCCTGCAGCtctgactgtgtgtttgtgaacagCGTGTCTATGCCTGCAGATGTGCTTGGTTGGCTTAAGAGATGGATTATATTACACCGCCTTGAATTTACTATAATTTCACTCCATGGTTTATAATTACTAGGTCACCAGCTCTTATTCTCTTCTCTGGTTTTACGCCCATATTTtatttcctcttcctctctcttgtTCTTGATAGGAAATGGTTGACAAATGCCAGTTCTAACAAACCtgttttttgacaattttttgcAATTATTAGTTAATATATTGCCCAACACTGCCTTTGTAATCTCTTATGAAAATTAACCGTAGTTTTGGTAACAATGTTTACCCCACATTTCACCCATGGTTTTCCTACAGTAACCATAgttaaccatggtatttgtattaaaatcaaTCTAATTTAAAACGTGCTTTACCacacttttactatagtaaaaatataattaattttgataattttatTCACTGATGTGTCATTCACATTGATTCTATAGTGCATTTACGAGGCTAAAAGAGAGGGTTTaaggacatttttttatagtttaagCATCTTTTAGCATGAGCAGTGCAAGCAAGTCTAGTTAAGGAATACTCTGTGTTCTGTCTCTATATAGATTTTTaagcattaacatttaaatcattaaattttGTGAAACGTGTTTGATTCGCATATGGTGGACATAGTTCCCTAATACAAACTTTCTtatcaaaatgtattgttttagcGCTAGTTTATACCTCTGTGCCTCTGTCTGGAATAAAGCTCTTGATGCTAACGGTGTGTCCGGGGGCAGGAAAAGCAGACTCTCTTAGGCTCTGCATAAATGGATAGATCATGGCCATGGAGATCTTTCTGCGCTTCTCCACCTCATCAAGGATCTGAAATGTCAAAGAGGCAAGTTGAACAATAATGCAAACAAATAtcgacaaataaaaaatattttttcatcaacAAAATAAGGGTTTTCATCTACTTGAGAAGTTGATTTATATATAACCTCATTAGcatacaagtaaaaaaatataagcaaTCACTTTCCAAATAAGGTCACTGGCTTTGTTGTTTTTCCTGAACAAACAAACTCATTTCAAAGCGAAAAGCTCTTACCGTAACAGTACCTGAACAAAGTCCAGCCGTAACAAACATTTACCAACAACTGTAGCATTTTAGCTACATATTTATGTCGTGTTTGTCTGCATGTGGAAGCCTGACAGATGTCTCTTTATAAACAATAGGCATGCATTTGTAGTGTGTTTTTCAATTTGTCTATTTATTTCAATGTGGTATGTGTCGCAAAACCAGCCTCTGTGTTCCAATCCAATTTTCGCTCATCAACATCACTATTTGGCTTTTGTGGTCTGCGTGAATCTTTTGACCTATTAAAATGCAGTGTAAAATAGGTAacagtgcaaaataaaaaaatgttaaagaggACGTACATTGGAAAAAAGTCCGAAGCAGGCTACATTACTGATGATACAGTACGCTTCCGGTGGACGTGCTCCCTTCCcataaggctaagcatgaaaacagaaacaagacaaaaaagttACTTAGAAACATAACAtcatatgcatttattttaaaggggtcatatgacacggctaaaacaaatatgatagtttgttttagatgtaatgcaatgtgtatacacaatatAAGATTAAAAACGCTGCATTTTtaacataccgtgcatgtttatatctccTCTCTGCCCCACCTCTCtaaaacgtgcagattttttacaaagctttgaaaagcaaggtgtgatACGATTGGCCTGTGAACcggtgattggtcgaatactgcaagcgtgtgacggaaatgtaacgcctcttaccataattggaacatcaggttcctaagCAATTGTACTGGCAAGTCCGCCCActttacttgcgtatacatgtgggtggtcttagtcaaatcataccacaaactgacgtagatttgtggtggggtggttacacgaggcgctTCAGGCAGGGGAGCGtccgcttttagatagaatgcatctattgttctgacactttaagttttgcaattttatgtgtctaatacatgcatgggtaacttaataacacaccaaagacacagaaaacacatattcacgccatatgaccccttgaaatatttataagaaaatatatagCATTTAACAATATCTTTTTAGGCGTTACAATAGTTTTTTGAGAAAAGTGTGATGTGACAAAAAGTTTTGTGAGTGATGTTGCTATGTGGTGGTTAAGGTGTTCTGAGTattgatatttaattaaataaggCCTTAAACACAAGTTCTTACAAGTAATATTAAAGAACCAAGTCAAAATTTACCAGCAGCCTCCTACAGTATCCGTTCTTTCTGCTTCCATCAACATCTGTAAGCACGAAAGAGAATGTTTCACTGTGAAGCAGAGAAAAGGAGAGAGTGAAATGGAGAAAGTGAAAAACAGTGCGCCcacagtgcatgctgggaaaaatGATGTGTCCTGCGGTCACAGTACCTGCAATATTCTGTCAAAGGTGCCCAGTTAACACCTTCTGGAAAGCAAAAGAGTTTGAGAGCCTTTAAGGtcttctcttcctcctccttTTGAAATCGGACCATTCCATCCTTCTGTGGttattaaagaataaaatgtaaaatgaaaattcttttatcatttaccaactctaatgtcattccaaacctgacttTCCTGCTATGGAAATCAAACATGTTAGGTATTACATTCTCGTGTTTATCTTAGTCTCTTAAcatgcacattttaaatattcagtAATCTGATGAAACAAAAGTCTACAGACtgagagaaaaatgtaaatactttaataaaaagaaatccGACACCTGAATACTTTCTAAAGGTACTGTACATGTGCCTACACGCAGAGCACATGGTTCTGTCTGTATCACCTTAGGGAACTGGTAGATGATCTGTGGTTCATACGTCCCCTCTTTTGTAAGTTTAGGAGTAACCACCACCAGATACTCGAAGAAAAACTGCCCACTGGCGTAGCGCTGCTCTTTGGACTTTTCTTCAACGGGAGAAAGCTCTGTGCTGACAAGTAGGTCTGGTTCCTTGGAAGCTCCTATAATCACACACATATAAGATTCAATGGTTGCCTCTTAATGATTAAGAAAATTGTTCacttataaatattgttttgttttgacctCTTTGactttctgtggaacacaatttATTTAAGAACTTTACTGCATGCTCTTTCCAATAAAAAAGACAGTCATATGGCTTTTGGAATAGAATGAGAATAAGtgaataagtaaatgatgacatcattgtttattttggttgaactattcctttaagagatCAACACATGTTCTTAAACAAGACTGTAGTTTCTTTTATGTTAATGCAGATGATATCTGGTATTAACCAACTGTTATATTCTTCAACGATTAAAGATAAGGCTTTATAAAGAAAGAGCACAGTATCAAACCACGTGTGGACTCCACTTTAGATCAAACAGGGAACGCTGCACCACCAACAAGTACAAACAAATTCCCGGCGGAAAGAATTGAGTTTCTTAACATTGCTTTGACAGCCTCCCCCAACACAGAGCAAACAAAGCCGAAGGAATACCATAGGAGTCCACTTTAGTCTTGTTCTAGCTTGACTTGTGTCACCATGGCAACTCTCAATGTGCCTTTCTAGAAAGGATAGAACAATAACTGCTGCTGACAAGTGAAAAGACTAGAAATGCACTGAAGAACACATTCAAATTTTGTGCTTTCAGTAACTTTGAACCTTCCTGAGACTTTACCTTTTATTAAACTCTAATGTTTAACCATTAAGGGTTAACTTGCCCGTTTCTCAAACGTTTGACTAAACAAGAATAtgttgagatttttttaaatttaggagtaaatgtatttaagatgACATAAAACTAACACCGCTAAACGTAACATAGCTTTGCAGAGTCATTAAAGTTATAAACTGATTTGAATTCATTCAAGTGCTTATAAAAACACTTCGGCACATTAACTATACAAAACGTACGTGGTCAAACATATTATGCAAAAGGAAAAGAACGGTCTAATGGGATTATTAAAGCACATAGACTGTGTTTGTACAGATTATTAAGTACTTAAATAACTCTTTTCTTACTGTCTTTGTTGATTTTCCCACGGAAGGACGAAAACATACTACTGAACCTCTTCATGGCTCCCATCTCTTGGTCTTGATCTTCACCTGGAAGGAAGACACCTGAGAAATAACAGTACAGAAACAAACAAGTTATGGATTGGATTATCTCCTACAATGTTAACAGAAATGCCTCCGGCACTTAAGATCGTATACTATTACATGCATTATGTAACATAAAGAGCAATAACATTTGTCAGCATGTATGAGTCTTTTCTGTCAGTTAATGTCAACACAACTGTTCGCGTTAGTTCACTGAGCTGatgttaacagatacaactTTTAGAAACGTATTAACAAATCCTGAACAAATATCAATAAATGCTGTTGAAGTCCTGTTTATAGTAAGTTCATGATAACTCATGTATAacaaatacaatgttttgtaAAGTGTCAGGCTTTGCCTGATTTGTAAGCATTcacatttagtttagttta containing:
- the dennd2da gene encoding DENN/MADD domain containing 2Da isoform X2, producing the protein MTTPRGTWIFSSMRSKPRPSEDEGENNFRRRLFSSFRGERQRSKGAEEDGTTDIEKRRALSDGGLETSKGEDQDQEMGAMKRFSSMFSSFRGKINKDRASKEPDLLVSTELSPVEEKSKEQRYASGQFFFEYLVVVTPKLTKEGTYEPQIIYQFPKKDGMVRFQKEEEEKTLKALKLFCFPEGVNWAPLTEYCSETFSFVLTDVDGSRKNGYCRRLLPYGKGARPPEAYCIISNVACFGLFSNILDEVEKRRKISMAMIYPFMQSLRESAFPAPGHTVSIKSFIPDRGTETISLTRPTDSWLEHVDFRTLFSCLSDEEVLLVFAATVLERRIIFIAEELGTLSQVIHAVAVLLYPFIWQHTLISIIPEILIDVVMAPTPYLLGVQKRLADQVTDQTEVLIVDLSEDRKETFIKCVGDEDTILPHKLKEEIRQALRAKNDKSSLEELNQVVPEAFLPFFIKTVGHFAKHIVRNDKDKQGEFQQRNFYKAIESKSSRHFVKKFIQTQMFDLFIQEVEQRPSSQDGTGFFERKITEYQKKMREAKKH
- the LOC130439873 gene encoding DNA damage-regulated autophagy modulator protein 2 — protein: MCWFRRGLCALPVALVIWSSATLLLSYATAVVFGHADLIIPYISDTGTEVPERCVFGFMLSISAFLGLGTMYVRYKQVQALISASESVLQLMNYAGLLLGIFSSVGMCVVANFQKTDIISVHLLGAGLTFGPGTLYILVQNAMSFRMQPRFHGKDILWARMAVASWSLISIITLFISSVLMYDALPGVDVAKKLHWQPGERGLVAHHVSAASEWSLAFSFISFFLTYIRDFQKMNLHVQPVLHSNHLYHHYPHYEGRECVQHGEHSPLLAGTF
- the dennd2da gene encoding DENN/MADD domain containing 2Da isoform X1; translated protein: MTTPRGTWIFSSMRSKPRPSEDEGENNFRRRLFSSFRGERQRSKGAEEDGTTDIEKRRALSDGGLETSKGVFLPGEDQDQEMGAMKRFSSMFSSFRGKINKDRASKEPDLLVSTELSPVEEKSKEQRYASGQFFFEYLVVVTPKLTKEGTYEPQIIYQFPKKDGMVRFQKEEEEKTLKALKLFCFPEGVNWAPLTEYCSETFSFVLTDVDGSRKNGYCRRLLPYGKGARPPEAYCIISNVACFGLFSNILDEVEKRRKISMAMIYPFMQSLRESAFPAPGHTVSIKSFIPDRGTETISLTRPTDSWLEHVDFRTLFSCLSDEEVLLVFAATVLERRIIFIAEELGTLSQVIHAVAVLLYPFIWQHTLISIIPEILIDVVMAPTPYLLGVQKRLADQVTDQTEVLIVDLSEDRKETFIKCVGDEDTILPHKLKEEIRQALRAKNDKSSLEELNQVVPEAFLPFFIKTVGHFAKHIVRNDKDKQGEFQQRNFYKAIESKSSRHFVKKFIQTQMFDLFIQEVEQRPSSQDGTGFFERKITEYQKKMREAKKH
- the dennd2da gene encoding DENN/MADD domain containing 2Da isoform X3, which codes for MNGVTLSSVKRRGKKNKSAKHRSVFLPGEDQDQEMGAMKRFSSMFSSFRGKINKDRASKEPDLLVSTELSPVEEKSKEQRYASGQFFFEYLVVVTPKLTKEGTYEPQIIYQFPKKDGMVRFQKEEEEKTLKALKLFCFPEGVNWAPLTEYCSETFSFVLTDVDGSRKNGYCRRLLPYGKGARPPEAYCIISNVACFGLFSNILDEVEKRRKISMAMIYPFMQSLRESAFPAPGHTVSIKSFIPDRGTETISLTRPTDSWLEHVDFRTLFSCLSDEEVLLVFAATVLERRIIFIAEELGTLSQVIHAVAVLLYPFIWQHTLISIIPEILIDVVMAPTPYLLGVQKRLADQVTDQTEVLIVDLSEDRKETFIKCVGDEDTILPHKLKEEIRQALRAKNDKSSLEELNQVVPEAFLPFFIKTVGHFAKHIVRNDKDKQGEFQQRNFYKAIESKSSRHFVKKFIQTQMFDLFIQEVEQRPSSQDGTGFFERKITEYQKKMREAKKH
- the dennd2da gene encoding DENN/MADD domain containing 2Da isoform X4: MNGVTLSSVKRRGKKNKSAKHRSEDQDQEMGAMKRFSSMFSSFRGKINKDRASKEPDLLVSTELSPVEEKSKEQRYASGQFFFEYLVVVTPKLTKEGTYEPQIIYQFPKKDGMVRFQKEEEEKTLKALKLFCFPEGVNWAPLTEYCSETFSFVLTDVDGSRKNGYCRRLLPYGKGARPPEAYCIISNVACFGLFSNILDEVEKRRKISMAMIYPFMQSLRESAFPAPGHTVSIKSFIPDRGTETISLTRPTDSWLEHVDFRTLFSCLSDEEVLLVFAATVLERRIIFIAEELGTLSQVIHAVAVLLYPFIWQHTLISIIPEILIDVVMAPTPYLLGVQKRLADQVTDQTEVLIVDLSEDRKETFIKCVGDEDTILPHKLKEEIRQALRAKNDKSSLEELNQVVPEAFLPFFIKTVGHFAKHIVRNDKDKQGEFQQRNFYKAIESKSSRHFVKKFIQTQMFDLFIQEVEQRPSSQDGTGFFERKITEYQKKMREAKKH